Below is a genomic region from Deinococcus misasensis DSM 22328.
TTCGAAGCTTACGGGGTGCACTCAAATGAAGGAGACATTTTTTACTCGGCCACCCCATCTTCTTTCTTGCCGGACATCACCAGAGAAAGCATGCTCAATTACGACCTTCCTTCCACACTGGTGCATGAATTGAAGCACTTGATCTCTGGGGGGCAGCGGTTTGTGCAGGATCTTCCAGATGAAGAAAGCTGGATCGAAGAAGCCAGTGCAGTGTCGGCTGAGGAACTGTCGGGTTATGGAACGCAGATGGGATCGTATGCCAGAAACATGTCTGCCAGAGGTTTGCTTTCCCCTCAAAATGTGAGGGTTTACCTGTCAGATGGTCAGGCTGGAGATGAGTCGTCCAATTTCTACGGTTACAACTTCCTGTTCATGTGGCGTCAAGCAGAATTGGTGGGTCACAACAATTTCTGGCGCAAGTGGTCCGTCAACAACACCAACGGAAAGGCCAATCTGGAGAAAGTCACAGGCAAACCCTTTGATGAACAGATGCTGGACTTTGCACAGGTGTTGATGTTCAGCAACTCAGGGATCACCAGCACATTTGACTACAAGGGTTTGAATCTGCGAGAGGGTCTGAAGGCGGATCCCAACCGTCCTGGCAGCTTCAGTCCTCTGGGCTACCGTCCTTTGAAATCCCTGAAAGACACTGCCCGCTCCATGGCTTACTATGTGGGACGCGGTCAAAACAAAGATGCCACCATCACCCTGAAAACCAGTTTCCAATCCCCTTATCTGGTGGTGGTCCGTTTCAAAGGTGAGTTGCCCTGGGGACCTGCCAACACCCTTGCAGGGACCGTCAATGTTCCTGCTGGAAAGAGCACAGCAGGATTGACTTTGACCGCCTGTCTGCTGGACAACGGCCAGTGTTTGGACGATTCTCCCAAACGCACCGTGAAGGTGTTTCAGAAAGGGGAGCAAGCCACGTTCAGCCTGACCGGGTTGCGTGATGGCACATACACACTGGAAGCCACTCTGGATGCCAACAACAATGGCCAACCAGATGCAGGCGAACTGTACGGTTGTGTCAAAGAGGGAGAGAACTGTGCCCAACTGTCCCTGTCCAGAGATGATCTGGTTTTGAATGTTCAGCCCTGGTCTGCACCGCTGAAGTGACCTCTGGCCATGCAACTGGAAATGCAAAAAGAACACCCCGTTTGGGGTGTTCTCTTGTTTTGGATGTTCAGGAAACCAGAATGGCCTGCACATCAAGGGTCAGTTTCACATCTTTGCCGACCAGGACGCCACCGAATTCCAGAGCAGCGTTCCAGGTGATGTTCCACTCTTCACGGTTGATGGTGGTGGTGGCCTCAGCGGCAATGCGGGTGTTGCCCCAGGGGTCTTTGCCTGTGGAGGTGGTTTCGGCTTTCAGGGCAACAGGTTTGGTGATGCCATTGATGGTCAGGTTGCCATGGATGGTGTAGTTCTGGTCCCCGGTTTGTTCAATGCTGGTGCTCTGGAAGGTCAGCTCTTTGCTGCTCTCTGCATTGAAAAAATCTGCACTGCGCAGGTGACCGTCACGCTGGGCATCGCCGGTGTCCACGCTGGCTGCTTCGATGGTGACGCTGACGTTGGTGGGGCGGTGCTGGTCATCGGTTTCGATGGTGCCCTGATAGGTTTTGAAGCTGCCGCGAACGGTGGAGATCATCATGTGTTTGACGGCGAATCCGATCTGGCTGTGGCTGGGATCAATGTTCCATTGCATGCTCTGGCTCCTTGTGGTGCTGAAGTGGTGGGGCGCAGGGGTGGTGCACCTGCTTATGGTTCAATCTTAAACAATCTGCTTTAAAAAAAATAGTGTTAAAGAATACATAGTGATTGAAATCCTGAAGTTCGAGCGTGGTGTGGTCAAACCCTTCCGTGGACAAGCATGGCCTTTCTTTGAAGCCTTGTGTTCGTTCGACCTGCCTTGCAGAAACAACCAGAGGTCTAGAGGGGTCCAGTTTTTTCAAAATTTTCATGGCGAATTTGAAACATCAGCTTCACGGTGGCTCGGGTGAAGAATGCTGTCTTTTGTCTTTCTGGAACACCTTTTCAGCCTGATGTTCTTTTGGAACACCCACAGGTTTTTGCAAAAGGATTTCAAGTGTTTGACAGGGCTTTGACAAGAAAGTTGCGTCTAGAAAAAGGCTTTTCAAGATGGATGTGCTAGAGAAGGTCTGATCCTTTGACGGCGCTTTCAACAGCCTTTAGACTGGTGGAAACACCAACTCCAGTTCTTCCCAGAGGTCCCCATGAAACAGGCCATCGGCATCATTGGCGCAGGCAACATCTCCAGCATTTACCTCGAAAACGCTGCACGTTTTCACAACACCCGGGTGCAGGCCATTGCAGACCTCAATCTGGACCGTGCCAGAGCACAGGCAGAAAAATATGGCGTTCCAGAAGTGCTTTCTGTGGAAGAACTCTTGAACCACCCTGACATTGTGGCGGTGGTGAACCTGACCATTCCGGCTGCCCACGCAGACATTGCACTGCAAGCGGTGCGGGCTGGCAAGCATGTCTACAATGAAAAGCCCCTCAGCATCCGGTTGGAAGAGGCACAACAGCTTTTGCATGAAGCCACAGAACGCGGTCTCAGGGTCGGTTGTGCACCAGACACCTTTCTGGGTGGAGGCTTGCAAAATGCCCGCAAACTGCTCGATGAAGGCGCCATTGGTGAAGTGATTGGATTCCATGCTGCCATGCTTTCCAGAGGACCAGAGCGTTGGCATCCCGATCCCGAATTTTTTTATCAACCCGGAGCAGGCCCCCTCTTTGACATGGGGCCGTATTACCTGACCGCCATTGCTGCCCTGCTTGGACCTGTGGCCAGTGTGAGTGGATTTTCGCGGGCCAGTTTCCCTGAACGCACCATTGGAAACGGTGCAAAGCAAGGCCAGAGCATTCAGGTGAACACCCCCACCCACGTCACGGCCAGTTTGCAATTGCACTCTGGAGTGATTGGCACCCTGACCACCAGCTTTGACACCCACTGGGACAAGTACGACACGCTGGTGCTGTACGGATCTGAAGGCACTCTGGTGTTGCCGGATCCCAACAGCTTTGGTGGGGTGACCCGACTCTGGAAAGACGGCCAGTGGACCGAAATCCAACCTGAGCATGGTTTGACCCAGAATTCCCGTGGTGTGGGTCTCAGTGACATGCTGGAAGCCCATGCAGCCCAGCGTTCTCACCGTGCCAGTGGTGAACTTGCCTACCATGTGCTGGAAACCATGCATGCCATCTTGAACAGCAGTGAGAAACGTTGTGCCATTGCTTTGACCTCTGCTCCAGAGCGTCCTGAATCCCTGACCATCGATCAAAGCAAGGGCATGTTGGATTGAGCTGCATGTTTGAACCATCAAAAGAGGAGACCTGACATGAAATATGGACTGCAATGCTGGACCATCCGCGATGAACTGCAAAAAGACTACGAAGGTGCCCTGCGCAAAGTCGCAGAAATGGGTTTTCAGGGGGTCGAACTGTTTGGACAGATTCCGGGCGCTACACACATCAAAGCTGTCCTCGATGAGGTGGGACTGCAGGTGGTGGGCCGTCACACCGGTTTGGATGACCTGAAAAACCGCCTGCCAGAGTTGATCGAGGAATGCAAAACTTTGGGAACCAATTACCTGACCTGTGCATGGTCCAAAGCCACGGAAGAACAGTCCTGGCAATACATTCAGACGGTCTTGACCGAGACCGCCCAGCAACTTCACCCCCATGGTCTCGTGCTGCAATACCACAACCATGACCACGAACTGCTGGAAGAGCACGAGGGTCAGAAAGTGCTGGATTTCCTGTTGAAAGCCCAACATGTGAAACCAGAGCTGGATGTGGCATGGCTGCATGCAGGAGGGGTTTCTCCTGTGGCATACATGCAAAAGCATGCAGGAAACATCCCGCTTTTGCACCTCAAAGATGTGAAGCCTAAACCTGAAGGCGGTTGGCAAACCGTGGAACTCGGAGCAGGTGAAGTCCCTCTGGCAGACATCCTGGCCTTTGCTCCAGAGGCAGGCGTAGAGTGGATGCTGGTCGAGCAGGACAACTGTGAAGGCTCTGCATGGGACAGTTTGCAGAAGTCTCTGGAGCACCTCAAGTCACAAGGTGCACTGTAAGGGTTTCTGTTGGATTGGGTGGCCTTGTTCACGCAAGGTCACTTTTTTCTTGATGGGATGCTCAGAAAAAACATGTTGTTTCTCAAGTTTTTGCTTTTCTGGATGTGATATTTCACCTGAAAAGCGTGTGTGGGTGCAAGAAAACTTGAATTGATGAAGAATCCTTTATATTTTCACAGTAAGAAAACACCCCATTGCACGGCTTTGAGCCTGCACAGGCAAAAACAATGTGAGCAACATGGGCAAAATCGATAAATGCTGTATTTAAGCGGAAAAAACCCGAGGGGTGTACATTGACTCTCGAGGTAATTGAACATGCGCAAACTCCTTTCTCTTTTGATCCTGGCAAGTGTGGGCAGTGCGATGGCTGCCAACGAAAATTGGTTCTCTGTGGGTGCTGGACTCGACCGTGTGGGCGACCAGAACCGTGTCTCGGGTGAATTCGGACTGCGGGCCAAAGATGTTGCCGATTTCGGGGGCGTGACCCTCAACACCCGCATCAACGGCAATGTTTACAGTGTGGGCAATGCCACCGCCTTCAACATGAACGGTGACCTGTTGTTCAACGTTTACACCGACGCTGTGTACGGCACCCGTGTTTACATTGGCCCCAGAGGCAGCCTCACCACCGTGGGCGGAACCACCGTGGGCAGTGCAGGTCTGGTTTCAGGCATTGCCTTCACCACCGCCGATCAGGCTTTTGACTACTTCATTGAAGGGTCTTACGACCGCTTCTTCACAGGTGGCGGTACCAACGTGTGGGGCCTGAAAACCGGAGGTACGTACCACGTAAATGCGGGTCTGGACGTTTACGGTGATGTGGGTGTGAATGTGGCCAACACTGCTGCTTTTGGTGGCGGTCTGGGCGTGCGGGCCGATCTGGGCAACAACGTCTGGTTCTTCACCGAAGCCAACTATGGCAAGCTGAACCAGATGTACACTGGCAGCGGTTTCGGTGGCAAAGTCGGCGTGACCTTCAAGTTCTGACCTTCAAACCCTCCTCAACCAGAGTGGAACAGGCACCTTGCAAAAGGTGTCTGTTTTGATGTGGTGTTGCTGGTGAGCATGGGGTGGTACAGCAGGGGTGACATCTGCCCCTCTGGATGTCGATGTCTGTCACTTAAGAATTTCATCTCCGTGCTATAAAGTGTTCGTTATGTTTGATTGGATCAAGGCAGCAATCATGGGCGTGGTGGAAGGCATCACCGAATTTTTACCGATCTCCTCCACAGGGCACCTGATTGTCACTTCAGACCTGCTGAAATTTACAGGCAGCAACACCTTCGAGATTGTGATTCAGCTGGGTGGTGTGC
It encodes:
- a CDS encoding YceI family protein, with amino-acid sequence MQWNIDPSHSQIGFAVKHMMISTVRGSFKTYQGTIETDDQHRPTNVSVTIEAASVDTGDAQRDGHLRSADFFNAESSKELTFQSTSIEQTGDQNYTIHGNLTINGITKPVALKAETTSTGKDPWGNTRIAAEATTTINREEWNITWNAALEFGGVLVGKDVKLTLDVQAILVS
- a CDS encoding sugar phosphate isomerase/epimerase family protein, which codes for MKYGLQCWTIRDELQKDYEGALRKVAEMGFQGVELFGQIPGATHIKAVLDEVGLQVVGRHTGLDDLKNRLPELIEECKTLGTNYLTCAWSKATEEQSWQYIQTVLTETAQQLHPHGLVLQYHNHDHELLEEHEGQKVLDFLLKAQHVKPELDVAWLHAGGVSPVAYMQKHAGNIPLLHLKDVKPKPEGGWQTVELGAGEVPLADILAFAPEAGVEWMLVEQDNCEGSAWDSLQKSLEHLKSQGAL
- a CDS encoding Gfo/Idh/MocA family protein; the encoded protein is MKQAIGIIGAGNISSIYLENAARFHNTRVQAIADLNLDRARAQAEKYGVPEVLSVEELLNHPDIVAVVNLTIPAAHADIALQAVRAGKHVYNEKPLSIRLEEAQQLLHEATERGLRVGCAPDTFLGGGLQNARKLLDEGAIGEVIGFHAAMLSRGPERWHPDPEFFYQPGAGPLFDMGPYYLTAIAALLGPVASVSGFSRASFPERTIGNGAKQGQSIQVNTPTHVTASLQLHSGVIGTLTTSFDTHWDKYDTLVLYGSEGTLVLPDPNSFGGVTRLWKDGQWTEIQPEHGLTQNSRGVGLSDMLEAHAAQRSHRASGELAYHVLETMHAILNSSEKRCAIALTSAPERPESLTIDQSKGMLD